The proteins below are encoded in one region of Drosophila santomea strain STO CAGO 1482 chromosome 3R, Prin_Dsan_1.1, whole genome shotgun sequence:
- the LOC120452321 gene encoding soluble guanylate cyclase 89Da encodes MYGMLYESVQHYVQEEYGVDIWRKVCHIIDCKHNSFKTHQIYPDKLMPDIAEALSACTGESFDFCMNFFGRCFVRFFSNFGYDKMIRSTGRYFCDFLQSIDNIHLIMRFTYPKMKSPSMQLTNMDDNGAVILYRSSRTGMSKYLIGQMTEVAREFYGLVIKAYVIESQNDISGGTAGPIKLTEGPLTVIVKYRLDFDNREYMAKRVNTEAHPSQLKMPTVKLDVFLDLFPFTIVLNHDMKITHAGEKIVETWIMHNPGANPKGFIGTHVMDLFQCRRPKDTTIDWDTLIQMRAVLFEFELIRTGHNRAAYDAVLNMDFENYDEMDLNEAQTMALAKAKEFSETHPVDDDEAALEDEIDPATGERRSSQGLRSILLKGQMFYIKDVDSLIFLCSPLIENLDELHGIGLYLNDLNPHGLSRELVMAGWQHCSKLEIMFEKEEQRSDELEKSLELADSWKRQGDELLYSMIPRPIAERMRLSQEQVCQSFEEVSVIFLEVMNVYDEGLNSIQGAMQAVTTLNKVFSALDEEIISPFVYKVETVGMVYMAVSGAPDVNPLHAEHACDLALRVMKKFKAHDMGDVAIRVGINSGPVVAGVVGQKVPRYCLFGDTVNTASRMESSSDPWKIQLSKYTGDKVRQVGYKVESRGTVKVKGKGEMETYWLLEGPED; translated from the coding sequence ATGTATGGAATGCTGTACGAGAGTGTGCAGCACTACGTGCAGGAGGAGTACGGCGTGGACATTTGGCGGAAGGTGTGTCACATCATCGACTGCAAGCACAACAGCTTCAAGACCCACCAGATCTATCCGGACAAGCTGATGCCGGACATCGCCGAGGCCCTGTCCGCCTGCACGGGCGAGTCCTTCGACTTCTGCATGAATTTCTTTGGGCGCTGTTTTGTGCGGTTCTTCAGTAACTTCGGCTACGACAAGATGATCCGCTCCACAGGGCGATACTTCTGCGACTTCCTGCAGTCCATAGACAACATTCACTTGATTATGCGGTTCACCTATCCCAAGATGAAGTCGCCCAGCATGCAGTTGACCAACATGGATGACAACGGAGCTGTGATCCTGTACAGAAGCAGTCGCACTGGAATGTCCAAGTACCTGATTGGACAAATGACCGAGGTGGCCCGTGAGTTTTACGGCCTGGTGATCAAGGCTTACGTGATCGAGAGCCAGAATGACATCAGTGGAGGCACTGCTGGTCCCATTAAGCTCACGGAGGGTCCCCTAACCGTGATTGTGAAGTATCGTCTGGACTTCGATAACCGGGAGTACATGGCTAAGCGCGTTAATACGGAGGCCCATCCCTCGCAGCTGAAAATGCCCACTGTGAAACTGGATGTGTTCCTCGATCTTTTCCCCTTCACAATTGTGCTGAACCACGACATGAAGATTACGCATGCGGGTGAGAAGATCGTTGAGACCTGGATTATGCACAATCCCGGGGCCAATCCAAAGGGCTTCATTGGCACCCACGTAATGGACCTATTCCAATGCCGTCGTCCGAAGGACACTACCATCGACTGGGATACCCTAATCCAGATGAGAGCCGTGCTTTTTGAGTTCGAGTTGATTCGCACGGGTCACAACCGCGCTGCCTACGATGCCGTCTTGAACATGGACTTTGAGAACTACGACGAGATGGACCTAAACGAAGCCCAGACAATGGCGCTGGCCAAGGCCAAGGAGTTCAGTGAAACCCATCCGgtggatgatgatgaagcTGCGTTAGAGGATGAGATCGACCCTGCCACTGGGGAACGTCGATCCTCCCAGGGCTTGCGGTCCATCCTGTTGAAGGGTCAGATGTTCTACATCAAAGATGTGGACTCGCTAATCTTCCTTTGCAGTCCTCTAATCGAAAATCTGGATGAGCTGCACGGAATTGGTCTCTATCTGAACGATCTCAATCCGCATGGACTGAGTAGAGAGCTAGTTATGGCGGGATGGCAGCACTGCTCCAAGCTGGAGATCATGTTcgagaaggaggagcagcgATCGGACGAGCTGGAAAAGTCGCTGGAATTGGCAGATTCGTGGAAACGGCAGGGCGATGAGCTACTGTACTCCATGATTCCACGGCCCATTGCCGAGAGAATGCGCCTAAGCCAGGAGCAGGTCTGCCAGAGTTTCGAGGAGGTGTCAGTCATCTTCCTCGAGGTGATGAACGTCTACGATGAAGGATTGAACAGCATTCAGGGAGCCATGCAGGCGGTGACCACCTTGAACAAAGTGTTTTCGGCACTGGACGAGGAGATCATTTCCCCATTTGTGTACAAAGTGGAGACCGTGGGCATGGTTTACATGGCTGTTTCGGGTGCTCCTGATGTGAATCCCCTTCACGCCGAGCACGCCTGCGACTTGGCCCTGAGGGTGATGAAGAAGTTCAAGGCTCACGACATGGGAGACGTGGCCATTCGAGTTGGCATCAATTCTGGACCTGTGGTGGCTGGAGTAGTGGGCCAAAAGGTTCCTCGTTACTGCCTGTTTGGGGACACCGTTAACACCGCCTCGCGAATGGAGAGCAGCAGTGATCCCTGGAAGATTCAGCTATCGAAGTACACCGGCGATAAAGTGCGTCAAGTGGGCTACAAAGTGGAGTCGCGCGGCACGGTCAAGGTCAAGGGCAAGGGCGAGATGGAGACCTACTGGCTGCTGGAGGGACCTGAGGACTAG
- the LOC120453732 gene encoding COP9 signalosome complex subunit 5 → MDLIVQMLLASVIPRIEPENQNLQQKTYIIDLSTIAMDSDAAQKTWELENNIQTLPSCDEIFRYDAEQQRQIIDAKPWEKDPHFFKDIKISALALLKMVMHARSGGTLEVMGLMLGKVEDNTMIVMDAFALPVEGTETRVNAQAQAYEYMTAYMEAAKEVGRMEHAVGWYHSHPGYGCWLSGIDVSTQMLNQTYQEPFVAIVVDPVRTVSAGKVCLGAFRTYPKGYKPPNEEPSEYQTIPLNKIEDFGVHCKQYYPLEISYFKSALDRKLLDSLWNKYWVNTLGSSGLLTNTEYTTGQIMDLSEKLEQSENFLGRGTDVNEKRSEDKLSKATRDCSRSTIELIHGLMAQIVKDKLFNKVGLGK, encoded by the exons ATGGATTTGATTGTACAGATGTTATTGGCAAGTGTCATCCCTAGAATAGAGCCGGAAAACCAAAACTTGCAACAAAAGACTTATATTATTGACCTAAGTACAATCGCAATGGACTCCGACGCCGCACAAAAGACCTGGGAGCTGGAGAACAACATCCAGACATTGCCCAGTTGTGACGAGATCTTTCGCTACGACGCAGAGCAACAGCGTCAGATCATCGACGCTAAGCCCTGGGAGAAGGATCCCCACTTCTTTAAGGACATTAAGATCTCGGCTCTGGCGCTCCTTAAGATGGTGATGCACGCCCGCTCTGGCGGTACTCTGGAGGTGATGGGTCTAATGCTTGGCAAGGTCGAGGACAACACAATG ATTGTCATGGATGCTTTTGCACTGCCAGTCGAGGGCACGGAGACCCGCGTCAATGCTCAGGCCCAAGCGTACGAGTACATGACCGCTTACATGGAGGCGGCCAAAGAGGTGGGGCGGATGGAACACGCCGTGGGCTGGTACCACAGCCATCCCGGTTACGGTTGCTGGTTGTCTGGCATCGATGTGTCCACGCAGATGCTCAACCAGACATACCAGGAGCCATTTGTGGCCATTGTGGTTGATCCTGTGCGCACTGTTTCCGCTGGCAAGGTGTGTCTGGGTGCATTCCGCACCTATCCTAAGGGTTATAAGCCACCAAACGAGGAGCCATCGGAGTATCAGACCATCCCTCTGAACAAGATCGAAGACTTTGGTGTCCACTGCAAACAGTACTATCCCTTGGAAATTAGCTACTTCAAGTCGGCTTTGGACCGCAAGCTGCTCGACTCTCTGTGGAACAAATACTGGGTAAACACACTGGGCAGCTCGGGTCTGCTCACCAATACAGAGTACACCACAGGTCAAATTATGGATCTCTCCGAGAAGCTGGAGCAGAGTGAGAACTTTTTAGGCCGCG GTACCGATGTCAACGAGAAGCGTTCCGAAGATAAGCTGTCCAAGGCCACGCGAGACTGCAGCCGCTCAACCATTGAACTGATACACGGTCTGATGGCTCAGATCGTTAAGGACAAACTATTCAACAAGGTCGGACTGGGCAAATAG